The genomic stretch CAAGAGCTTTGGGTGGGGGGGTAAAACCATGTGCATAAAGTATATTCAATCCTTATCTGCTACTTAATACTCATTCACTTGAGTGATGTATTTTCCAACAAGGCAGAGAGGCAAATGGTTATGTGGGCTATGTCAGCAAAGATATAATGCTTCTTTAGCATCATCTTGAATGGAAATAAATATTATGCAAAATCGGGAAAATATTAAGGTGGTAAAGATATTAATGCTTCTTTAGCATTTATCTTGCAGTTGCCAGGACAAAACACTCAAAGAAACAAATAACTCCAGCAGCAAATATTACCAGTTCATTGTGCTTTTTTACTTTCTTAGGATGACACCATATCACAAATCCTACAACAGATCTACACATCCCAAGAAAGTATCTTTTGACTTTATTAATTCCTTAAGTAGTGTTCTTATTACTACAAACTAGTTAAACATAGTGCTGATTAGTTCACTTCTGTCCTGATCGCAGCACTGTAAAAAAACAATTAATCCAAAGtaactaaacatctcttgaaaGAATCAAAATAGAGAACCAACTTTTTGATAAATTCAGCAGATAAAAATTCCATTAATCCTTAACCAAACAAGAAGGCATCCCTAGCCTTGGTCTCTGTCCAAATGAAAGGAAGAGCAGTGACAAATCTTTAACATTATCTGCCCATAAATGGTATCATAAATCAAGGTTTGATTACACATCACTGCTAAATATTTCTTTTTCCGTCTCTCATTAACTTGACTCCATACAACACAAAATCAAGAACTGATATATTACATCCCATCCAGAGAAGACCCAAGATAGCTTGGATTGACATGACGCTCTTTTTTGCGACAAATTCCCAAATATATTGCTATAAATAGCAATGTTCCTTTGTCTCCAAATTGTAGGCTTCATAACATCCATAAGCTTCAAAGGCCGTCATCCTATGGCAGCCACTTTATTATAATAGATCTGTTAATAGACAAATTCACTGGTGACCATAATGTCCAACCTTCGCCAGCCCTTGCGAAAAGATAAGAGATACCATTTTGAGTATAGGTATAGCGAAATCTCTAGAAAAATATATCTATACCCTATGCATTCTAATGTAATACACAAAGTTCAATGCCAAAGAGTTATCGGCTTACTTACCTCAATAATAAGATCCAGATCCACCGCTGCCCATGTAACTGCTACCGCCGCCGGCACCTCTGCCAGAATACATTGACGAATATGAGCTGCCGCCAACCTACATTGCATGGACAATACATAAGAATGTAACAAAACATACACAGAACACTAATTCCTATTGACATTGGGAAAGGACGGGAAAATTACATCACTTCCACGAGAAACGTAATCACCACCATAACTTGACGAGTACATGCCTCCAACATCACTGCCACCATAAGATCCTGATAGACAAAAAATAATAGAATTGTAAGTAAAGAAAACTTCAATGTTGAAAAGAAGAGACCAGACTATTTGCAACGAAATTCACCTCCACCATAACCTGTTCCCTGCCGACTGCTATACATCCCGTGTGATTCTTGACCAGAAATAGAACTTCGGCTGCCACTGCCATATCCAAGATTTGATCTTCCAACTCTACGAATCAAAATGTAAGAATGAATTACAGGACAACAAACAATATGGTTAGTGTGGAGAATTGCAAAACTGTAATATTAGATTAAACTAACCTATCACCATAAGCATCACCATACTGTGAAGCACTGCCCCCATAATCATATTCCATTCGAGCTCTTGATTGACGAGCACCAGTATCAGCATATCGCGGGGGAACATCATCCTGATTAGACATATGTATTATATTAATACTTAGGATTTAATACTGTTAAAACTCTCCACTAACTTTCTCTTGATTTGCTAACTGTTAACTAACACATAACTTCCAAATAATTGCTAAGTCCAGACCAAGCTTGCAAATAATTTCTAACTTTTTCCTTTAATCACATCCAAACTGTAATTGTTTTCAAATTCTAACAAGTGAGTCTAACCAACAACTTAGCAATTTCACTCTAACCTTTTCTCTATTAACAGGACACCTCCAAAAGCTCCACAGCACATGAAAGTCATAACATATCCAAACCTGCTAACAGAAGTAAAAATATATCAACCAAATTTAACTGATAACTCAACTAAAACTAACTTCATCGAAAGCCAACATCCATAATCTTGCATCAATAATCCAACAGCAGTTCCAGAAATCGATTTCAAATATTCAAGCAAGGCAATGCCCAACAGCAGCATATGCATAGCAGAAAAATCCAAAGCTGCGAATAACTAGGCAACTAAAACCTGAAAGTCACAGTAAGAGAAAACGATTTTAGAAATTAACCCAACTCACAATCCAGGTTTCAGAACTATAATCAGTTTCTTTTCAATAACCTGTTTTAGTCCAAATCAACATAACCAATCTATTTTCCTTCTGATTCACAAACTTAATCGCATCCCGTAACCAACCCCAAGTGCAATTGCTCTGTCAAAAAATGAATAGATCCTTAACAAACTATTTAACAGAAATTAACAGTGTTAAAATCATTCCCAACAACCATACTCTTCAAATCTAACTGAAATTTAACCTGCCTTAACCATTCTACCCGAGCTACCCGACTCGATTACGGCTTCCAAACTATATAAACATACATCACTCTTCAATCAAAAAGGAACAATTCTCAAAGCTCACTCATCACTATCATAACCTCTATTCACCATTTTTCTCTCCCTTCTAACCTTGCACAAAGGTCCATTAGGAAGCCATTGGAGCTTCACATCGAAGCTGCAATTATGCTTGATCTAGGATTCGTCTCCACACAACGATTCACACAGAGCATTTGTTCACACGCGACGCACACAAGAATTCACGTAACAGAGTTTCAATGAATCTTTCATCATACACAACAATCACAGAAGCACACGcgaagaggagaagaaggaagaagCATCGCACAAAATAGAAGAATCAAAGGGAAGAAGGAGGGGATTCTGAAGATTACCTGAAGGCGCCTTCATCTTCATGTTCGTTCGCTCTGAATTCAATTTTCACCGGGCCACTCCGCCGTCTTACAGGTTGGTGAAATTCCATTTTTCTCGATCGATTCTCCTTACTATGGTGTATTTTGTAGTCCATGGAGCCAATCCCTTATGGTTTGGTCTCCGAATCTCCCTTTGCTCGCGTTTAATTCAAGATTTAGTGAGTTAGGGTTCATTTGATTTTGGTTTGGTTTGGATGTTTGACTGAAAATTGAGAGGCATTGAGGTTGATTTGTGATAGAGGACGAAGAGACGGTCTTAATGGTGTAACGAAAGTGATGATATGCCCTCCGTCGCTGCCGGAGGCGATTCTGGCGCGAAGGAGATGGAGGGAGTACGGTGAGCCTTGAAGCAGGTTTTGGTTTGAATGGGGTAACACTggacttaggtaaattatccttttctttttaattgaaagactttaaacaacgctttctcaaaagcgctgactaaggtctatatttaaaagcgctttctaaaagcgctgtctaagggggggtcttagacagcgctttctaaaagtgctgtctaagacccccccttagacagcgctttcattatttttttagaacattttccgtgttttatttttattttaaccttagacagcgtttttttttaaaagcgctgtctaagatgcgctgttaaaaaacctttttggcgtagtggtaTAAGCATTTCCTTTAAGATGTGAAGCTTAGAAGGATGTTGTTTAATTGTTCATCATGACCATTGAGGGGGTTCTTATCAAAACCTAAGTTCCGATGCCACTTTGTTGGAAAAGgaaaaaatattttgaaaatttggGAGTAATTGGAGGGAAAGAGCGTTCGAGACAATGGCATTTTCCATTGTTTGAGAAGATTCTTTACATGCTTATTTACTTGTTTCGACTCACTTAATATATAAATGATAATCTTCCCCTATTTATAGACCTTAAAGGAGAATTTCACATACATCTATATAATATTCTATGACACTTCAAAATAGATTGATTGATAGATAAATAGATAAATCACATCATATTTATATGAAAAAATTACATTTACCTCTCATGAGTTTTATTAGTGACTTTTTGTCTGTTACTAAAAGCTtcttttaatatatatataaacttAAGATGTTTCTACTTGCTTAATTTATAAATGATAACCTTTCCCCTATTTATAGGTTTTAAAGGAGAATTTAACATATATCTATATAATATTCTAGACACTTTAAAATAGCTTGATTGATagataaataaatagataaaatTCTACATATATTTATTACTATGATGATGTTAATGTCTTCAATGTCTCTAAAACTTTCTTTAGACTATACCAACAAAACTAAACTAGATCTAATACTTTATTAGTCCAATAAATCACGCCATATTTATATGAAAAAAATACATTTACCTCTCAAGAGTTTTATTAGTGACGACTTTTTGTCTATTATTAAAAACTTctttttaatatatataaatttaagaTGTTAATGCGTATTTTAAAAATAGATAGGATATCGGTATCATTTTAATTTACATCAGAGAAGTTGAATGTAATTTTCTCTATTTTTAATCCAAAACACATGCAAATGTGTTGATAAATGTTATATCAATTAGGGGTTTAGAATACCTTAAACATTGTAGACATAGTTCAAGGAGATTTATTCAGACTAAAAGCATCTCTAATCCAACGATCCCCCACACTCTTACTCTATTTCCATTGCAAtttttcatcatgatccaaatCTCACTAATACCTAAGAAGAGAGAATGATATGCCACACAAAACTCAAATTAACTCAAAGTAACACCATGAAATTTCAATTTGGTTTGGCCTTGAAGACACCAGTTACCATAGCTTCATGATTGGTTGCAAATGAAAATATTCACTATGCATTTTAAAACAAGTAAATCATAGTGTTGGAACTTATATTATTAATGCAATGAACTAAGTTTGGCAGTGCCTATGAATTTCAGGCTTAATGTCTAAAACATACTGTGTGAACACCATATGCTCTGGGGACCACAAGTTGTATCAGAAAATACATTATTAGTAAGGATTGTTTGGTTGTGGACAAATTTTAAGATTAGGCATGTGGATGCCACACGCAACTTTTTAAAATATAATGCAGCTGATACACCTTAAAAGTGTAATGTGTTCTTAGTAAAGTCACCGAAATGATTACTACAATTCATTAAAATAGGTTCCATTTAAAATGAGAACAAAATTTTATTACTGATTGATctaataaaaaaattattaatatcTAACCGATTTGAATATGAGATATATCTTGAGAACATTTTTAACAAAAAAAACTTTCATCAAAAGACGGATTATCGGATATTAAAATATGACGATGCTGATACATCTTAAATATTATGTGCAATAGGAACAACAATATGATAGGATCCTGAGTTCGGACCTTAGTCTAGTAAGAGTTGAGATATTTTTAGAGATATTTTGTTGTAAAAGAGACGGGAGACGTGTGTTTGTGTACAAGTATGAGTTGGAAGTCCCACATTGTTTAAAAAGTAGAGATTGAACACTTTATAAGTGAGATGACTCATATATCTATTATTTTAAGATTTTTGATGAATATGTGGTGTTTCTCTCACTTGTGTGTTGATCTTGACCTAATGTGGATTTTCCTCATGATGATCCACTATGGTATTAGAGTCAGATCATTGTATTAAAAATCTTCTTGATAATGAGGAATTTCCGCTTGATAAAAAGCATAGTGAATGGACTAACACTTGAGGGGAAGATTGATCAATTTTGTACAAGTGTTAGTTGAAAGTCTCACATTATTTAGAAAATGGAGATTGAACATTTTATAAGTGAGATGACTCATACACATATCACCTTAAGATCCTGGGTGAATATGCGTTGTATGTCTCATTTGTGTGTTGCTTTTGACCAAATATAAATGCTTCTCATGATGATCCAACAAAAGGAGTTCATAGAACTCTGATTTATCATTTCTTATTCCATTTTCACCTAAGAGCTTCAAGCTCATCTTTAACATTAACTAGAATATATTTTGGTTATTTTGATTTTAAGATTCAATCACAATATCATTTTTCTTAACTTCTTCAAACGGTTCGAAGATAACTTCGATGAGGGGTGAATTTGTAGCTAACAACACATATTTTCGTGTTCATTCTTCTATTACCTTCTTTAAAAAGAAGGAAAGTCAAAGAAGATGATAAAAAGTGAGACTCATTTGAACATAATGAGTAAATATTTAATTTTAGAGCACTTGGAATTGATTTTTGCCatgaaaaactaattttaatatttttaattatttttaaatagaATTGATTATACTTTTTAAAATTAATACGGGTGTGTTTGTTTGATGGATTAAAATTATACTCCCGGGAATATCATTCCTAGGAATAGTATTGCCAGGAATTTTATTCCCATCAATGTGTTTGGCAAAATCAATAAAGTTCCTAGGAATATTTTTaagttttatttaattaaattttaaaaattaaaaaattaaaaataaatgtgttAAAATAACATGAGAGTGGGAAGTTATGGTTGGTTATTTTATATTCCCATGGGAATATAAGATTCCCATCATTTGATATGGGAATAAAAATGGAGAAATTTATGAACAAAACATATTCCTGGGAATAAAAAGTACCCAGGCATAAACTATCAAAACTTGAAACAAACAAGGGAATATGTGAATTCCAATGTCATATTCCCGGGAATAATATTTGTATCCACGAAACAAACACCCCCTACATGTAGTTTTTTATTgcaatttatttttcaatttatttattttataaattagTTCAAATATAAATCACTTTACTATCAATTTTAGACATAATCAACTCTATAAAACTAATTTATttgaaatcaatttttttcaccctaaaattaaatgcacaaataaaaaaagtttaaaagaaaaaagAGCCATTGAAAAAATTGATACTCGAGAAATGGCGGTTTATGGTGGTGGCCATGAAAAGAAGAAGGGTAAAGGTGTAATAAGCACTGATGGAGAGGGGTAACTTGGGGATATGAAATAAATAAGAGGCGTTGGATTATCCCTGAAGTGAATGGTTGAGATTGAGGGGCGTGTGGCGAACTCGTGGCTTATCTAATGTGAAAGATAGAAAGTGGAAATGTCCGATCCAAGTAGCAATCATGCATATAGTAATGGGTTAGATATTCGGTCCAATTATTTTCCCCACTCGCTCCACTATTTTCTCCAATCACACGCGCCTTATTTTTCCAATAATTGATAACGGTAAAcaaataaattattattttttaaattatgaaaCGCCTCAATTATTGTAGAATGGAGatgataattttttttaattaaattctATAATAAGCTGAACTACTTCTGATACTCGACTAACTTTAAATATATTTTAGTTGCTATTAAAAAATAGAATGATGATATTTCACAAAAATTGCGTCTTCTTTTCATAGTGGATTATGTAGGATGTGTTTTTTAAAAGattataattataatattaaaaataatagTTTTTGAAACATTAATATCAAAAAGatttatttattttgataaataactaaatttttaaaaaatagaataatatataatttttttttttgtaaaatatAAAAAAGTTAAAATAATTTAATGTGAGAGGTTATGAGTGATTATCTTTTATTTTGGAAATGTGAGATTCTCATTTTTTTTGTATGAGAGTAAAAAATATATAACAACTTCATGATTAAATTAAATTTTTAGAAATAAAAGATATTAAGGTATAATTTGGAAAACATAAAACAAACATGAAAATATGAAAATTTTCAACGTAAAATTTGAATCAATGAAACAAACTCTCCAACAAAATTTAAGATAAAATAAATTATCATTACAGTTATTCACATATGGTATAGTTAAATTCTAGCTAAATAGGAGTTTTTATAGATTTTGTTACTATTTAATTTTACTTAAATTAGGAGCCTTGCAAACATCTCATAAAGTTTAAAATAATTTGTCGTATTTTGAAACAAAAAATACGATATTGTGAAACGCAGTCGTACGTTTGTCAGATAAATTAATAGAAGATTTTATTTATtctcaaaaagaaaaagagaataTATCGATAAAATCCACAAAGAACGACTATGATATGGTCATTGCAATCAATATCagggttcggaagtcgattacgCAAAGGGAATGTATTGGCATCTCTCACGTCAGTTGTACTCAACGAAAATCGTTTTGTTAGTTATGCGTGTTAGTATTTtcttagaaatgttaggcttaTCGAGTTATTAAAGGAAAAAGGAGAGcaaaaaaataatttattttttattagggtgcctaacgagactttgaatctcgctcctacgtatctccggaTGCGATGAAAAACTCAAGGCTACGTAGTTAtgagtagaaaatgtttatttgttggtcgattttagcaaaagtTATTTTGTCTCAATCGGTGGAAACCTTGTTTtctacccaaaacaagtggagaaggtAACATTTGCATTTGACCGAATGGATAGACATATCAACATTCGGGAAAACGTCGATAGCTTAATCACACATACAAATGGACGAAGCGTTGTCTTGCATCGCCTCGAGACAAAATACCATTCGTTTGTGAAAAGGATTTGAATGATCATCCAACGGTGGCGAGAAAAAAGAGTTTGATATGTTGGATGCATTTTGAGTGATGATGAGAGCTCGGATGGGCGAGATATCTATCTCGTATCCTCGCCTCTAGAGCTTGTGTTATCTACCCCGTTCCTTTTCCATCTTATTTGAAAAAAAGGTTTGATATTTTTTAGGTGTTTTTGAGAGTTTGACTGATAAAAAGGTTTGCGAAAGTCGCCTTGAAAGTTTTGAATAATGACGAGAACTCGGATGTGCGAGATATTCATATCGTATCCTAGCCTTCAGAGCTCGTGGTATCCACCTCATTCcttttccatctttattgaaaagtgtttagtaagaattaagtattttggTTTCATTTGAGAAAATTACTTGACGTTTGATCAAGCATTTGATTATCGTTTTGAAACATTTTGACAAAATGGTTTGAAACAGTTGAAAAGATTGAAGGTGAAAAGTTTGAGAAGTTGGGATAGTGGACATGGTTTGAAAAGAACGGCTTGGTTTGATAAAAATGTTCGATATTGGATCGAGCGCTTActttttgttttttttgaaaaaggTTGATTTTACGCTAATCTTTGAATTAACAATTAACTAACGCAATCAGGACAAAAATCAAGGAAAGCGGTAAAATTATTATAAGTCATGAGAATGGGGATACATTTTGTTGAATGTGGATAAAAGAATAAAGCGATTGAAAAGCAAGCCCATCAAACAAGTAAACACGAAAAAGAGggagctcattgtaagaaggcccaagagaaagtcaCGGGACCGAAAATAAACCGAAATAAAAAGTACCAAATATAGCTCTAAACTAACTTAAAGTAGATTTACgtaggaatcactctataacaaGCCGAGCCAAAAAATCTATGCGTCCAAACAATTTTGAAAAGCTAAGTTGAACTGTAACTCCGAAATCGCAACACAATAATTAATCAAACAAGTTGCATCAAACACAAGCATATTGTTATTACTAACACATCAGTATCACAAAATCACATCAAAATTATCGTAAGCGAAATAAGGTAAATGCAACTGATCACGAAccataaaaataaataaaaaacaataaaaacaccATGGGATTAACAATAGCATGAGAGGTGTCAAAAACACCCAAATTACATATTTTAAAACTAATTAACATAAAAGagataataaaaaatataaaattataaaaaaagtaataaaaaaaaagaaaaaaattgcAGAAGAGAGGAATTTGCACTCCACTTACTTCATTAATCTCTTTTTTTTACCACAAGCCAATCAAAAGGTGACACTTGGCATtgttaaaaaaaaatattaaataaaaaagaaagaaaaacaaaGCTCTCTTATTCACTTTCATCGCATGACAACATGAAGAAGAACAAACCACTTCATTTTTAGAACCAAAAACAAAGAACAAAACCAAACTACTTTCATATCTAAAATCCAAGCAAACCAAAGATGCATATTCAAATGTAACAAAACAAAACTAACAGAGGGAAAGAAGAGAAAGGAAGTGGACCTAGAGTGTTTTCCCGGCGGCGAAGAGTGGTAGGATGGGATTTTCTCCTCTCTTCCTCGTTAGTTTGTTTGCTTGCTTTAATGTAGTAATTATTTTTGTTAAGAGGGAGACGCAATTTGTAGCTTCGGACCTAACTTTGACGTTCTCCTGTTCCTGGTCTGCCATCCTTTGACGAGCGCATGCT from Lathyrus oleraceus cultivar Zhongwan6 chromosome 7, CAAS_Psat_ZW6_1.0, whole genome shotgun sequence encodes the following:
- the LOC127107730 gene encoding uncharacterized protein LOC127107730, producing the protein MSNQDDVPPRYADTGARQSRARMEYDYGGSASQYGDAYGDRVGRSNLGYGSGSRSSISGQESHGMYSSRQGTGYGGGSYGGSDVGGMYSSSYGGDYVSRGSDVGGSSYSSMYSGRGAGGGSSYMGSGGSGSYY